The DNA segment CTTGTACGTCTCCGGGTGGCCGACCGCCTCGATGACGACGTCGGCGCCGTTGCCGCCGGTGAGTGCGCGGATGGCCTCGACGGGGTCGGTGGAGCGGGAGTTGACGGTGTGGGTGGCGCCCATCGTCTTCGCGGTCGCGAGCTTGCGGTCGTCGATGTCGACGGCGATGATCCGGGCCGCGCCGGCCAGCCGGGCGCCCGCGATCGCGGCGTCGCCGACGCCGCCGCAGCCGATGACGGCGACGGAGTCGCCCCGGCCGACCTGGCCGGTGTTGATGGCGGCGCCGATGCCGGCCATGACGCCGCAGCCGAGGAGTCCGGCGACGGCCGGGGAGACCGCGGGGTCCACCTTGGTGCACTGGCCGGCGGCGACGAGGGTCTTCTCGGCGAAGGCGCCGATGCCCAGGGCCGGGGACAGCTCGGTGCCGTCGAGGAGGGTCATCTTCTGCCGGGCGTTGTGCGTGTCGAAGCAGTACCACGGGCGTCCGCGCAGACAGGCGCGGCACTGGCCGCACACCGCGCGCCAGTTGAGGATCACGAAGTCGCCCGGCGCGACCTC comes from the Streptomyces sp. NBC_00525 genome and includes:
- a CDS encoding S-(hydroxymethyl)mycothiol dehydrogenase, giving the protein MPQHVQGVIAPGKNEPVRVETIVIPDPGPGEAVVEVQACGVCHTDLHYKQGGINDEFPFLLGHEAAGVVESVGEGVTEVAPGDFVILNWRAVCGQCRACLRGRPWYCFDTHNARQKMTLLDGTELSPALGIGAFAEKTLVAAGQCTKVDPAVSPAVAGLLGCGVMAGIGAAINTGQVGRGDSVAVIGCGGVGDAAIAGARLAGAARIIAVDIDDRKLATAKTMGATHTVNSRSTDPVEAIRALTGGNGADVVIEAVGHPETYKQAFYARDLAGTVVLVGVPTPEMRLELPLLDVFGRGGSLKSSWYGDCLPSRDFPMLVDLHQQGRLDLEAFVTETIGLGDIEQAFGRMHDGDVLRSVVVF